Below is a window of Salvelinus alpinus chromosome 5, SLU_Salpinus.1, whole genome shotgun sequence DNA.
CTTTTGATTGATTTATTGGTCAATCGGCTAGCTGGCCCGGGTTTGATCGATCGACAGATTGATTTGATAGAGTGATTGATCCATGGTCAGACTCACTTCTCTTCAGGATGAGGTAAAGCAAGCAGAGCAAGACAGCCAGATAGATGAATTTAACCACACTCAGTACCGTGGCAACCAGCTGCTGCCCACCATCGCCCCCTAGTGGAGAGAAGAGACCTGTAACACACATTCATATTACACACAAACAATACTCACAACTAGtatacttagatgtgtgtgtgtgtgtgtgtgtgtgtgtgtgtgtgtgtgtgtgtgtgtgtgtgtgtgtgtgtgtgtgtgtgtgtgtgtgtgtgtgtgtgtgtgtgtgtgtgtgtgtgtgtgtgtgtgtgtgtgtgtgtgtgtgtgtgtcactcaccTATTGTTGTGACGGTCACCGTGACTGGGTCACTGTCGGTGGTGACGTCGTCACCGGTGACAGGATCTGGGCGAGTGATCACTGTGGCAACGCTGACGGTGTACTGGGTTCCCGGGGTTAGGCCAGAGATCCGGGTGGAGTGGGAGGTGGAGCTGTTGGAGCGGGGGAGGTGGAGTAGGCAACACGAGGTGGTGGGGTGAGGGAGGTGGCGGGAAGgacagaggaaaagaggaggggtgtggcgaggagggagagaagggtggaggagagaaagaTGAGGGTGAGGCTGGAAGCTACATGTGGTGATTCTGTAGCTATGATCAGCTGTCTGCATCAGAGGGGGCGTGTCCCAATGCACAGTCACATGATCAGTCCCTTCAGACTCCGCCTTTAGCCGCTCAGGGGGTACAGCGCCTGTCAATTCAATAGATATAAATGACAATTAAATAGTTATactctaccgttcaaaagtttgtggtcacttagaaatgtccttgtttttgaaagaaaagcacatttttttgtccattaaaataacataaaattgatcagaattacagtgtagacattgttaatgttgtaaatgactattgtagctggaaacggctgatttttttatggaatataaaGCAATAcaattggccttctttagactagttgagtatctggagcatcagcatttgtgggttcgattacaggctcaaaatggacagaaacaaagcactttcttctgaaactcgtcagtctattcttgttctgagaaatgaaggctattccatgcaagaaattgccaagaaactgaagatctcatacaacgctgtgtactactcccttcacagaacaacgcaaactggccgtaaccagaatagaaagaggagtgggaggccccggtgcacaactgagcaagaggacaagtacattagagtggctagtttgagaaacagacgcctcacaaatcctcaactggcagcttctttaaatagtacccgcaaaacaccagtctcaacgtcaacaggcgactccgggatgctggctttccAAGCCAATGGAAACAGTCATTCAGCGAGTCATTTCACTGCTCTCGACCCATTCTCATTCTACTTCTTGGAGGAGCTTCCAACGTATTGCTTTCACCTCTTTGCAGATCATATATCGTACAGTCATAAGGTACAGGTTACAGTAGTGCTTCTATGTACTCTCTTTAGGCACAAGGGGAAGGAGTAGGGAGTGAATAGGGACCGATTAAACTGTCAGTCGTCCTCACTCACCTTGGCAGATGAAACCATGTCGCTCCACGGTCTCGCCACAGGATCTCGCCAGCAGTTTATTCTCGCCTTTGAGGCTGCTCTCCAGACAACCACAGAGTCCAGGTCCGGGACTCTTTATGTACCAGCGATCATAGCTCAGCCCCTGGCCATCCACCCACTTCCACCCCCAGCCACCAGGGGCAGTGTGGGGCTGCAGACCCAGCCAGAAGGTGTCCCTCTCACCAGCCATGGTCTGCAGAAGGAACTGGTACTGGTCCTGGGTGCTTAGGACAGCCAGGTCAACGTAGTGCCTATGTTACCACAGGTAGAAATAAATAAATCCTTTGATTATTCTAAATTGAGACACTAGAGCCTTTTCTCATTTGGGCAAAGGTCcgtccttctgctctctctctgtcttccgtGACCTGGAAATCGATAAGTGGTAGAGAGTGTCGTTAGTAGGCAAACAGAAGACAGTGGTCCTCTCTGCGATAGTCTCctttagatagatagatagatagatagatagatagatagatagatagatagatagatagatagatagatagatagatcgaTAGATAGATCGATAGATCGATAGATCGATAGatgactcatctttgtatctctGGCATTAAAGCGTCTGTGACAGTATGGGCATCACCgttgaggctatctccatttttgaagtagtccattttcttcttcacCATTGGCTgacatgactccaacagggtTACCAGGAGGAATCAGGAAATGAAGTTGGttgtcccacccagttgactactttaaaatggtggaagccctcaatggcggtTCCCCTTTTAGagacctctatcattctctatgatcCAAACGGAGTCCTTCCCACACCCCCCTTTGAATCAGCTATTGTTTTCTGAAAGTAGAAAGGTATGCAAACATTTAAATGATATGCTACTTTTTAAATCTACAAAATGTTTTGCGCAGCTAGCTAAAttcgttttttttgggggggggggattacacCCTTGCGAACGTCATTGGCCTGATGACACGCAAATGGAGAAGGAGAGTTTCATTTCATACAAGTGCATTTTCTATCCACTTTCCCTTTTCTCGAATACctttgacttaaaaaaaaaaaaagaacaacaAGGACgccagagaggacggaggagagaggatgcatgTGTTGAGTGAATCTAATTGAGAAAATGCCCTGGTCATGTTTGTTTTGGTCACTCCTACTGGCTAAGTCTGGCATCTTCATCTGTGGTTTAATTTTACGGTGCAACTTActgtgtacattttttttttttttaaatacactcacactttcttttttttctctcttcctgaCACTGAttgtgtctctggataagaggacCTGCTAAactactaaaatgtaaaatgtacctCTGACAGAACCGCCTGGCCTGGATCCAGGTCACAGCCCCGTCCCTGTCTCTCCGCTCCACTTGGTACCACAAGGCAGAGCAGCTCAGTCCCGACGCCAGGCCCTGCCACAACACTACGACAGATACACAAATAACaagcaataaaaaaataaacatggtCTGCCACAACACTACGACAGATACACAGATCAACagcaaatacaaataaataattaaaacagGATCATCAGAGTAGGACATAGATCTGATCAGTTCAACCACTAGGTGGCGATAGTGTCCTCTGTTAGTTCAGGTCTGTCATCCGCTGTCTCTACATAACCATGGTTACTCTACTGTCTATACATAACCATggttactctactgtctctacttaaCCATGGttattctactgtctctacttaaccatggttactctactgtctctacttaaccatggttactctactgtctctacttaaCAATGGTTACTCTACTGGCTCTACTTAACCATGGTTACTTTACTGTCTCTACTTAACCATggttactctactgtctctacttaaCAATGGTTACTCTACTGGCTCTACTTAACCATggttactctactgtctctacttaaccatggttactctactgtctctacataACCATggttactctactgtctctacttaaccatggttactctactgtctctacttaaccatggttactctactgtctctacttaaccatggttactctactgtctctacttaaCCATGGTTACTTTACTGTCTCTACATAACCATggttactctctgtctctacttaaccatggttactctactgtctctacttaaccatggttactctactgtctctacttaaccatggttactctactgtctctacttatcaatggttactctactgtctctacttaaCCATtgttactctactgtctctacttaaccatggttactctactgtctctacataACCATggttactctactgtctctacttaaccatggttactctactgtctctacttaaccatggttactctactgtctctacttaaccatggttactctactgtctctacttaaccatggttactctactgtctctacttatcaatggttactctactgtctctacttaaccatggttactctactgtctctacttaaccatggttactctactgtctctacttaaccatggttactctactgtctctacttaaccatggttactctactgtctctacataACCATggttactctactgtctctacttaaCCATGGTTACTCTACCGTCTCTACATAACCATggttactctactgtctctacttaaccatggttactctactgtctctacataACCATggttactctctgtctctacttaaccatggttactctactgtctctacttaaccatggttactctactgtctctacataACCATggctactctactgtctctacttaaCCATGGTTACTCTACTGCCTCTACTTAACCATggttactctactgtctctacataACCATggttactctactgtctctacttaaccatggttactctactgtctctacttaaccatggttactctactgtctctacttaaccatggttactctactgtctctacttatcaatggttactctactgtctctacttaaccatggttactctactgtctctacttaaccatggttactctactgtctctacttaaccatggttactctactgtctctacttaaccatggttactctactgtctctacataACCATggttactctactgtctctacttaaccatggttactctactgtctctacataACCATggttactctactgtctctacttaacaatggttactctactgtctctacataACCATggttactctactgtctctacttaaaaatggttactctactgtctctacttaaccatggttactctactgtctctacataACCATggttactctactgtctctacttaacaatggttactctactgtctctacataACCATggttactctactgtctctacttaaaaatggttactctactgtctctacttaacaatggttactctactgtctctatataacCATGGTTACTCCAATGTCTGTCTACTTAGATATGGCAGCAGTGTTGACCATTGTTTCTCCAGGGGTGAGGGTCTGCAGGTTGCCTTGTTAACCAAAATGGAGCCACTTTTTAGTTTTTGTCCATGATGAGTTGATTAGTGGAATCTGCTTGTTGTGCCTGAGCAAAACAAACAAACTGGTTTTGAGTATGAGTTAGTTGGATAAGTTAAAGTGTGTTCTTTACCCAGGAGAGCCAATCGCTGCAGGGGTGATGGATCAAAAAGGTCCATGGGTCCGTTGGGTAGGTGGGGTACATCTATTCATCTCCTCCTGACGCCTCGTGTGATGCACTCTcggtccatttctctctctctctctctctctctctctctctctctctctctctctctctctctctctctctctctctctttctctttctttctgagCCTGTTCCTGTCTTCCCAGTGTTAATATACTAAAAACAGCAGGCGTAATGCAAGTAAGTGGGTCGGGCTATTAGCCATGGCTTACAATCAGCATGGTGGAAGTAGGAGGGGCCCAGGGAGCAACCGGTTTTCACCTCTCCCattgttgcacaacatttcttcCTCCTGTTAATGATTGTTACTTGGGGCTCAGATCTCTCTTGCAGCCACGCATGTCATCACAGCTCTGTCACAGGCCTATTGTATGTAGTAATCTCATGCTTGACCTTTGAGTCACCTTTTGGCAGCAGTTACGTATTTGACAAGTCTCTACCAACTTTGCATAAGGTCTATTAAGAGACCTATAGGCCTTCATTTTGCTTCTGGTGTCTAGAATGAAACGTGGATATTTCtttatgtattcagaccccttgactttttgcacattttgttacgttacaactttattctgaaatggattaaatgaacTTCTTTCCTCATcgatatacacacaataccccataatgacaaaacaggtttttagaaatgagaccatgagaaacaagattgaactctttggcctgaatgccaagcgtcacgtctggaggaaacctgacaccatccctacgatgaagcatggcggtggcagcatcatgctgtggggatgtttttcagtggcggggactgggagactagtcaggatcgagggaaagatgaacggagcaaagtacatagagatccttgatgaaaacctgctccagagcgctcaggacctcagactggggcaaaggttcaccttccaacaggacaacgacacgatgcacacagccaagacaacgcaggagtggctttgggacgctccccatccaacatgacagagcttgagaggatctgcagagaagaatgggagaaactccccaaatacaggtgtgccaatcttgtagcgtcatacccaagaagactcgaggctgtaatcgctggcaaagttgcttcaacaaagtactgagtaaagggtctgaatacttatgatatttttctattttttatttttttaataaattagcaaaaatatcaaaaaatctgtttttgttttgtcattatgaggtattatgTGTGGATTGAttagaaaaaaaaacaatttgatcaattttagaataaggctgtaacgtaacaaaatgtgcaaaaagtcaaggggtctgaatactttgccaATGCGCTGTATATTTACCATCCTGGCTTCACGTGTTTTCCTAGTAGAGTAACTATTAGATCCAATGAATCCTAAAATAATTGActgtttaatttttttattttttattttgaaatgcAGGAAAAGCAAACAAGCAAAAACAATAATGAGAATCAAGCTGTTGGATTATGTTGCACATGGATGAATTCAGAGAACAGTTTTATACATCCACAGGGTTCTACCGTGCACAGATGACAATGTTATACATCCACAGGGTTCTACCGTGCACAGAGGACAATGTTATACATCCACAGGGTTCTACCGTGCACAGATAACAATGTTATACATCCACAGGGTTCTACCGTGCACAGAGGACAATGTTATACATCCACAGGGTTCTACCGTGCACAGAGGACAATGTTATACATCCACAGGGTTCTACCGTGCACAGAGGACAATGTTATACATCCACAGGGTTCTACCGTGCACAGAGGACAATGTCATACATCCACAGGGTTCTACCGTGCACAGAGGACAATGTTATACATCCACAGGGTTCTACCGTGCACAGAGGACAATGTTATACATCCACAGGGTTCTACCGTGCACAGAGGACAATGTTATACATCCACAGGGTTCTACCGTGCACAGAGGACAATGTTATACATCCACAGGGTTCTACCGTGCACAGAGGACAATGTTATACATCCACAGGGTTCTACCGTGCACAGAGGACAGTGTCATACATCCACAGGGTTCTACCGTGCACAGAGGACAATGTTATACATCCACAGGGTTCTACCGTGCACAGAGGACAATGTTATACATCCACAGGGTTCTACCGTGCACAGAGGACAATGTTATACATCCACAGGTTTCTACCGTGCACAGAGGACAATGTTATACATCCACAGGGTTCTACCGTGCACAGAGGACAATGTTATACATCCACAGGGTTCTACCGTGCACAGAGGACAATGTTATACATCCACAGGGTTCTACCGTGCACAGAGGACAATGTTATACATCCACAGGGTTCTACCGTGCACAGAGGACAATGTTATACATCCACAGGGTTCTACCGTGCACAGAGGACAATGTTATACATCCACAGGGTTCTACCGTGCACACTTTGCTATTTTGATTCTGTGCTACATGTATTTTTGAACAATAGTAATAAAACAATATAAAAGAGAAAGACACTTCATGTTTCTCCGGCCTCCACCAGAAAATATGAATTCTACTATAGGTAAAAAGTATAGCATTAGCAGTATAGCATGCATTTTAGAATGAACAGGAGAAGTTCAGCCAGAGGTCTGGATGGTTTTAGTGATCCAGTCCGTGTATTTAGATATGAATGTGTAGACTGTAGGTCTGTTGACGCGACCACATCCTCCAGCAAACGACACGACTCCCCTTAACGCATCTCTACACACCAACGGGCCACCAGAGTCTCCCTGAAACACACAGACAATGCATGTTgattacttacacacacacacacacacatatacacacacacatatacacacacacatatacacacacacacatacacacacacacacacacacacacacacacctgacaagtGCCAGCTTTATCTTGTCCGTAACCAGCACACAGCATTCCTCCGGTGATGACAGGGTAGGATTTGTAGAAATCAGGAGAGTTACACTTCTTCCTGTCGATCGCGGTGACATTGACAGACAGCAGGACATCAGACGGGTCACCGTTCTCCTTTGTGTCTCCCCATCCGGCCGCAAAGCACTGTGTCCCAGCCGGGACATCCGATGCAGGCTTGGGTAGATAAATGACTTTCACAGTGTCGGTCAGCTTCACTGGTTTCTTCAGCTGGAGGAAACCGGGGACATAAGCAGGGTGACAAGGGGATGGATGGTCCTTTACTTTAATCAAAAACAACCTTACCCTACCGGAAATGTGTTGGAAATACAATAATTACACAATAATTACTGTAACACGTATTGTAACACAATATTACTGTAATATGTTGTTTTGTAACACAATAATTACTGTAACACATTATATTGTAACACAATAATTACTGTAACACATGATATTGTAACACAATAATTACTGTAATACGTTATATTGTAACACAATAATTACTGTAAAACGTTGTATTGTAACCCAATAATTACTGTAATACGTTATATTGTAACACAATAATTACGGTAACACGCTGTGTTGTAACACAATAATTACTGTAACACGTTGTATTGTAACACAATAATTACTGTAACACATTATATTGTAACACAATAATTACTGTAACACATTATATTGTAACACAATAATTACTGTAATACGTTATATTGTAACACAATAATTACGGTAACACATTGTATTGTAACACAATAATTACTGTAATATGTTGTGTTGTAACACAATAATTACTGTAACACATTATATTGTAACACAATAATTACTGTAACACATGATATTGTAACACAATAATTACTGTAATACGTTATATTGTAACACAATAATTACGGTAACACGTTGTATTGTAACACAATAATTACTGTAATATGTTGTGTTGTAACACAATAATTACTGTAACACGTTATATTGTAACCCAATAATTACTGTAACACGTTGTATTGTAACCCAATAATTACTGTAACACGTTATATTGTAACACAATAATTACTGTAACACGTTGTATTGTAACACAATAATTACTGTAACACGTTGTATTGTAACACAATAATTACTGTAACACATTATATTGTAACCCAATAATTACTGTAACACGTTGTATTGTAACCCAATAATTACTGTAACACGTTGTATTGTATCCCAATAATTACTGTAACACGTTGTATTTGTAACACAATAATTACTGTAACACGTTATATTGTAACACAATAATTACTGTAAAACGTTGTATTGTAACCCAATAATTACTGTAACACGTTGTATTGTC
It encodes the following:
- the LOC139577332 gene encoding uncharacterized protein isoform X2; this encodes MDLFDPSPLQRLALLVLWQGLASGLSCSALWYQVERRDRDGAVTWIQARRFCQRHYVDLAVLSTQDQYQFLLQTMAGERDTFWLGLQPHTAPGGWGWKWVDGQGLSYDRWYIKSPGPGLCGCLESSLKGENKLLARSCGETVERHGFICQGAVPPERLKAESEGTDHVTVHWDTPPLMQTADHSYRITTCSFQPHPHLSLLHPSLPPRHTPPLFLCPSRHLPHPTTSCCLLHLPRSNSSTSHSTRISGLTPGTQYTVSVATVITRPDPVTGDDVTTDSDPVTVTVTTIGGDGGQQLVATVLSVVKFIYLAVLLCLLYLILKRNAVQAPEPDLESVELPTEEEYILDMIKTGPRSVEFPSGECIVELPPEE
- the LOC139577332 gene encoding uncharacterized protein isoform X1 encodes the protein MDLFDPSPLQRLALLVLWQGLASGLSCSALWYQVERRDRDGAVTWIQARRFCQRHYVDLAVLSTQDQYQFLLQTMAGERDTFWLGLQPHTAPGGWGWKWVDGQGLSYDRWYIKSPGPGLCGCLESSLKGENKLLARSCGETVERHGFICQGAVPPERLKAESEGTDHVTVHWDTPPLMQTADHSYRITTCSFQPHPHLSLLHPSLPPRHTPPLFLCPSRHLPHPTTSCCLLHLPRSNSSTSHSTRISGLTPGTQYTVSVATVITRPDPVTGDDVTTDSDPVTVTVTTIGLFSPLGGDGGQQLVATVLSVVKFIYLAVLLCLLYLILKRNAVQAPEPDLESVELPTEEEYILDMIKTGPRSVEFPSGECIVELPPEE
- the LOC139575379 gene encoding granzyme A-like — encoded protein: MTYFRVLSLWVGTVLPLYLHTGDCSEIINGKEVVPHSLPFMARLEDDKGNLVCGGILINESWVLTAAHCRERTRFFSHRIKKVNLGVHSVKYEAKASRQLVAVKKHVPHPDYNVAEFRHDVMLIKLKKPVKLTDTVKVIYLPKPASDVPAGTQCFAAGWGDTKENGDPSDVLLSVNVTAIDRKKCNSPDFYKSYPVITGGMLCAGYGQDKAGTCQGDSGGPLVCRDALRGVVSFAGGCGRVNRPTVYTFISKYTDWITKTIQTSG